The Alteromonas stellipolaris genome includes a region encoding these proteins:
- the uxaC gene encoding glucuronate isomerase, whose translation MESILLHEDRLFPSDSATKKVARTLYQEIRDLPIISPHGHTDPRWFAQNKNFTNATELFITPDHYVFRMLYSQGISLESLGVPRWDGGATESDPRKIWQILADNYYLFAATPSRMWLDTVFHDVFGLTDMLCSNNATEYYEHITTKLQDASFKPRALMDRFNIELIATTEGALDELSHHGALKGTGWDKRVITTFRPDDVVDASREDIVANIEKLGALTNEDTQTWQGYLNAIRARRTVFRAHGATATDHGHPTANTADLSTNECITLFDKVRTGQSNAEEQELFRAQMLTELAGMSVEDGMVMQIHPGSFRNHNTSLFNQFGRDKGHDIPMQTDFVRALRPLLSKYGNEPSLNIILFTLDETTYSRELAPLAGHYPCLKLGPAWWFHDSPEGMLRFRHQVTETAGFFNTVGFNDDTRAFLSIPARHDVARRIDCRFLAELVVQHRISETEAASIAKKVTYDFAKQAYKLG comes from the coding sequence CCACTAAAAAAGTAGCCCGTACGCTTTATCAAGAAATACGAGATTTACCGATTATCAGTCCCCATGGACATACTGATCCGCGGTGGTTTGCACAAAATAAAAATTTTACTAACGCCACTGAGTTATTTATCACCCCCGATCATTATGTTTTCAGGATGCTGTATAGCCAAGGTATCTCACTAGAATCATTAGGAGTTCCTCGGTGGGATGGCGGGGCTACTGAGTCTGATCCTCGCAAAATTTGGCAAATCCTTGCAGACAATTATTATTTGTTTGCCGCTACTCCATCAAGAATGTGGCTAGATACCGTCTTTCATGACGTGTTTGGTCTTACTGACATGTTGTGCAGCAATAATGCCACCGAATACTACGAGCATATTACCACCAAACTTCAGGACGCCAGTTTCAAACCTCGGGCTTTGATGGACAGATTTAATATAGAACTCATTGCTACCACCGAAGGGGCGCTTGATGAGCTTTCTCACCACGGTGCATTAAAAGGTACAGGGTGGGATAAACGCGTTATCACCACATTTAGACCTGACGATGTGGTTGATGCTTCGCGGGAAGACATCGTTGCCAATATAGAAAAATTAGGTGCACTGACCAACGAAGACACTCAGACTTGGCAAGGTTACTTAAACGCTATTCGAGCCCGACGCACTGTATTCAGAGCCCACGGCGCAACTGCCACCGACCATGGCCACCCAACTGCTAATACTGCTGATTTAAGCACTAACGAGTGTATTACTCTGTTTGATAAGGTCCGCACAGGGCAAAGTAATGCCGAAGAACAGGAGCTTTTTAGGGCTCAAATGCTAACGGAATTAGCAGGAATGAGCGTTGAAGATGGCATGGTTATGCAAATTCATCCGGGCTCGTTTAGAAATCACAATACTTCACTGTTTAACCAGTTTGGCCGTGACAAGGGTCACGATATTCCTATGCAGACGGATTTCGTACGTGCGCTTCGCCCTTTGCTTTCAAAGTATGGAAATGAGCCTAGCTTAAATATTATTTTATTTACCTTAGACGAAACCACTTATAGTCGTGAATTAGCGCCGTTGGCTGGCCATTATCCGTGTTTAAAACTAGGGCCTGCATGGTGGTTTCACGACAGCCCAGAAGGTATGTTACGTTTTCGCCACCAAGTAACCGAAACCGCAGGTTTCTTTAACACCGTCGGTTTCAACGATGATACGCGTGCTTTCTTGTCTATTCCTGCTCGTCATGACGTTGCCCGACGGATAGATTGTCGATTCTTAGCAGAACTAGTTGTTCAACATCGCATCAGCGAAACCGAAGCCGCTAGTATTGCTAAAAAGGTCACATATGATTTTGCAAAACAAGCGTATAAGTTGGGATAA
- a CDS encoding mannitol dehydrogenase family protein: MEKQLSIKTLDQLSRDVAVPDYDLRKSQCGIVHIGPGAFHRAHQAYYTDLALAYGGNWRIHGVSMRSDTLKKALAPQDNLYSLAVVDNTPSLRVLGAIKTLSTLSEDRDVITAALCSPAIKIISLTVTEKGYCLNNTGSLDVENPDIQHDLANPDLPISAVGLIAQALKAREHSGDADVTIISCDNVTDNGKKLAKAVIDFAYYLSPELAKWIQNNIAFPCTMVDSITPATDDEVKSNVSANLGLKDDWPIQRETFTQWVIEDHFSGPRPPWEKVGVTFTKDVTFFEKAKLRILNGTHSTLAYVGLLFGKETVYDAISTPSIQVLISALLEREIIPSIETDNIETLRQYAADIIARYHNKHIRHMLSQIAWDGSQKLPFRILDTVRDNLHANRDINLLCIPIAAWCLFVSRKAKAGESITDPKATALIERATRHAFDPVAVTNDLLNETTIFAELSANSLFRDHVLAQVKTLSAWSTQDVDETLDPILEDL; this comes from the coding sequence ATGGAAAAGCAACTTAGTATAAAAACACTCGATCAACTAAGCCGTGACGTTGCCGTTCCTGATTACGACTTGCGAAAATCACAATGCGGTATTGTACATATTGGTCCCGGCGCTTTTCACCGTGCACATCAAGCTTATTATACTGATTTAGCATTGGCCTACGGTGGGAATTGGCGCATTCACGGCGTATCGATGCGAAGCGATACATTGAAAAAAGCACTGGCCCCCCAAGACAATCTTTATTCCCTTGCGGTTGTCGATAACACGCCATCTTTACGTGTGTTAGGTGCGATTAAAACTCTTTCCACGCTAAGTGAAGATAGAGATGTCATTACCGCTGCATTGTGCTCCCCTGCGATTAAGATAATATCTTTAACCGTGACCGAAAAAGGGTACTGCTTAAATAACACCGGAAGTCTCGATGTAGAGAACCCTGATATTCAACACGATCTTGCTAACCCAGATTTGCCCATTAGTGCTGTAGGCCTTATTGCCCAAGCTTTAAAAGCGCGAGAGCATTCTGGCGATGCCGACGTTACCATCATAAGCTGCGATAACGTAACCGATAATGGCAAGAAACTCGCAAAAGCGGTCATTGATTTTGCTTATTACCTTTCACCAGAATTGGCTAAGTGGATTCAAAACAACATCGCTTTTCCTTGCACTATGGTAGATAGCATTACCCCTGCAACTGACGATGAGGTGAAATCTAACGTGAGTGCCAATCTAGGACTTAAAGATGACTGGCCCATTCAGCGTGAGACCTTCACTCAATGGGTCATAGAAGACCACTTTTCAGGACCTCGACCACCGTGGGAAAAAGTAGGCGTTACCTTTACCAAGGACGTGACCTTCTTTGAAAAAGCAAAATTGCGCATACTCAACGGCACTCATTCAACACTGGCTTATGTAGGCCTGCTTTTTGGTAAGGAAACTGTCTATGACGCCATTTCCACTCCATCAATACAGGTCCTCATTAGCGCGCTGTTAGAAAGAGAAATTATACCTTCGATAGAAACCGATAATATTGAAACCTTACGCCAGTATGCTGCTGATATCATCGCTCGCTATCACAACAAGCATATTCGTCACATGCTTTCACAAATTGCGTGGGATGGCTCCCAAAAGCTGCCTTTTCGAATCTTAGACACCGTTCGTGACAATCTACATGCCAATCGAGATATTAACTTACTCTGCATCCCGATTGCAGCATGGTGCTTGTTTGTTTCTCGTAAGGCCAAAGCGGGTGAAAGCATTACCGATCCGAAAGCAACTGCACTCATCGAAAGGGCAACTCGACATGCTTTCGATCCCGTTGCAGTCACTAATGATTTACTGAATGAAACCACAATCTTTGCTGAACTCAGCGCAAATTCGCTATTTCGAGATCATGTGTTAGCGCAAGTAAAAACGTTAAGTGCATGGTCTACACAAGACGTGGATGAAACATTAGACCCGATTTTGGAAGACTTGTAA